A part of Uloborus diversus isolate 005 chromosome 6, Udiv.v.3.1, whole genome shotgun sequence genomic DNA contains:
- the LOC129224360 gene encoding SKI family transcriptional corepressor 1 homolog-B-like, which produces MLYGIPIVALVIDGYERLCLAQISNTLLKSFSYNEIHNRRVALGITCVQCTPVQLELLRRAGAMPVSSRRCGLITKREAERLCKSFLADTKPPKLPDNFAFDVIHQCAWGCRGSFVPSRYNSSRAKCIKCTFCGLFFSPNKFIFHSHRLPDSKYVQPDAANFNSWRRHIKLGGSPPDEVVYAWEDVKAMFNGGSRKRILSCASITKNIGSHSDSSKRPRNPSRPDSVPNSSEVSVHSKPPYFPVVPLPNKGFPLAPAAAPFVPPAGPRHFGLSTTKPLSPADIRQTFAEYMWAGKQPFPLPYGGVLWPRPAGIVPATTAVELREARSVPETTLPYSLADTTTLADSGRPLSSASEGTSLSYPDHDSPGSPLRPTPAHTSAFRPVGRRSPPRIDSDADTTTAAYGGARCGSCCGSSGDDERDEVDVTDISNDGDSALASAAQPPALIAVDELTTAAALPDTSAESTPLHRKGVSCLSSSSSACFSE; this is translated from the exons ATGCTGTATGGTATCCCTATTGTAGCCTTGGTCATTGATGGCTACGAAAGACTCTGCTTAGCTCAGATATCGAACACCCTACTGAAGAGCTTCAGCTACAACGAGATCCACAATCGAAGGGTAGCTCTCGGCATCACATGCGTTCAGTGCACCCCAGTTCAACTGGAGTTGCTCCGTAGAGCGGGTGCGATGCCAGTATCCTCCAGAAGATGTGGACTCATCACCAAGAGGGAAGCTGAGAGGCTGTGCAAGAGTTTTCTAGCTGATACCAAGCCACCGAAGCTGCCCGACAACTTTGCGTTCGATGTCATTCATCAGTGTGCGTGGGGCTGCAGGGGCTCCTTTGTCCCCTCCCGGTACAATAGCTCGAGGGCCAAGTGCATCAAGTGCACCTTCTGCGGCCTCTTCTTCTCACCCAACAAGTTCATATTCCACTCGCATCGCTTACCGGACTCGAAATACGTCCAGCCAGATGCGGCCAACTTCAACTCCTGGAGACGCCACATCAAGTTGGGGGGATCACCTCCGGATGAAGTAGTATATGCCTGGGAAGATGTTAAAGCCATGTTCAACGGTGGATCAAGGAAGAGGATTCTCAGCTGCGCCAGCATCACTAAGAACATTGGGAGCCACAGCGACAGCAGCAAAAGGCCTCGCAATCCATCTCGGCCGGATTCAGTTCCTAATAGCTCAGAGGTATCGGTGCATTCGAAGCCTCCGTACTTTCCTGTCGTTCCATTGCCCAACAAAGGTTTCCCGCTTGCCCCAGCAGCAGCTCCATTCGTGCCACCTGCTGGCCCTAGGCATTTCGGACTGTCTACGACTAAGCCGCTTTCGCCCGCTGACATAAGACAGACTTTTGCCGAGTACATGTGGGCAGGTAAGCAGCCTTTTCCTTTGCCCTATGGAGGAGTCCTATGGCCTCGTCCTGCTGGGATTGTTCCTGCTACTACGGCCGTCGAGCTCAGAGAAGCTCGCAGTGTACCTGAAACGACGCTACCTTACAGCTTAGCTGACACGACAACGTTGGCAGATAGTG GTCGCCCTCTCTCGTCGGCGAGCGAAGGGACCTCTCTCTCGTATCCGGACCACGACAGCCCCGGATCCCCCCTGCGTCCCACGCCGGCCCACACGTCGGCTTTCCGGCCCGTGGGTCGCAGGTCCCCCCCAAGGATCGACTCTGACGCCGACACTACGACGGCGGCCTACGGGGGCGCCCGCTGCGGCAGCTGCTGCGGCTCGTCCGGCGACGACGAGCGGGACGAAGTGGACGTGACGGACATCAGCAACGACGGGGACTCGGCCCTCGCATCCGCGGCGCAGCCCCCCGCGCTCATCGCCGTCGACGAGCTGACGACGGCCGCCGCTCTGCCGGACACGAGCGCCGAGAGCACTCCGCTGCACAGGAAGGGGGTGAGTTGTCTTTCATCTTCCTCTTCCGCGTGCTTCTCTGAGTAA